The DNA sequence TTGATATGAATGTTGAAGAAGCAAGAACTCCTCCTGTCAAGGCTGAGGAGTAGAGAGATGCTGCTCTGCCAAACCCCATGGTTTGAAATAGCACTGGAGCATAAAATAGAATGGAGTTAATGCCAGTTAGGATCTGGAATGTAGGCATGAAGATTGCCATTACCAACTCTGGCCTGTATCTCTTTTCAAGGATGTTCCTGAAGGGGTGCTTTATTGAGCTCGCCAACTCGCTAGCATCGACCATATCTTGGAACTCTGCATCAACATCATCTGTTCCTCTGATCTTTTCAAGTAGCTTCCTTGCTTTTTCTGTCAATCCTCTATTTACTAAGCTGTTTGGAGTGTCAGGAAGACATATACCTCCCCCAGTCATCAAAAGTGCTGGTACTGCAGCCAGGCCGAGAGATAGCCTCCACCCCCATGGTTTAATATTCTGTGTTCCATAATTGACCATATTGGCTGTGAAAATCCCAAAAGTGGTTGCTACTTGAAACATCATGTTAAGGCCTCCTCGAAGATGGGTTGGCGCCATCTCTGACAAATAAAGTGGAACAGCCTTCGAAATACCAGGAAGATAGACAATGTAATGTAAGCCCCAAGATACAATATTATCTTCTAATTCAGAAACAATCTCGATAACCATTATATGTTCTATTAGTAAATGGTTTATTCTCTTAAACATCCTCCTAATTACTAAACAGTGGAAGAATTGATTGATTTAAGATTTGATGACACTCGAAGTACTTAAGAGAGTGTTAGGAACATGTTTAGAAtgttatgtcatttactcatgtTCCATCACACTAACTCTCTTCCATGAACTTTCATAGACTTTCATAGAGATtaagataattaatatttaaacttaCCCACTTTTCAAAGCCATTTTATGTTGGTATTGGCTAAAGCTTGCTTTGAATTGGAATCATATGGTTGCTGTTTTCTAAGCACCCCAATGATGTAATTCAACAAAGCTAGTATTTGCACAAGAAATCAAGAATCAATCACAATTCACAAGTTGAATAATTTTACTACCTGATTTCCAAATCCAATGCCAACACCGAGCATAATCCGGCCTATGATAAGCATTACCAGATTAGCAGCTGCAGCATTTAAAGCTGATCCAATGAGAAAGCTCATACCGCCACAAATGATACTCATACGGCGTCCATACTTCCTAGTAACCGGAGATGCTATCAAGGATGCAACTAAACCAGCAATGTACAGAGAAGAGGTAAATGCAGCAAGCGCCTGACTGTTAAACTTGCAGTAGTTGTTTTCGTGTGCGTGCATTTTCTGCTTGTATACATCAGGGAAGAATTTCTGAAGAAAGTCATCCATAGAAGTAACTCCTCCTGTTAAGCAGCATGCATCAGAGAAGTCTTCTTATGTGACTGAAAATCATGCTTATTTACATAATCTAATTTGTAAAATGAAGAAGAATATGAACCATTCAAGAGGGAAAGGGAATATTTTACAGGTCCAAAATCCAAATGGCTATCAAAGGAATAGCATAACAGTGTTGGCCTGTCATGATTTCTACATAAGCCTTAGATTTGTTCAGATGCATTAGTTAGAGTTCTTCATACATTTTTTTCTCTCTGCTTCTCTCAATTGGATAATAGAAGTAGACAGAATTGCTTACATGTCAAATAGAAACGGAGCCTAATTGATTATTGAATTAATTTGTCAAACAAATCTAGTCTTTTGAAAATATTGGATGATAGTTAATGTTTTGATACACTAACCTAgataattattagaaaaataataataatcaagagTGCAGATAGAGAACCACATGAAATTTTTGCAATCCTGAGTCTGCAAGGTACAATCTCATTTCAGCAGCATAAATTTGATGTCCCCATGtggtgaaaaaagaaaaagtatctaAATTTTGATTTAGATAATGGATTCTAGAAGAAACTGAACCTAAGGGCGATTAAAACTATGAAATGATGAGAACTATTATTTAGATTTTGATTATGGAAGAACCTGA is a window from the Arachis hypogaea cultivar Tifrunner chromosome 1, arahy.Tifrunner.gnm2.J5K5, whole genome shotgun sequence genome containing:
- the LOC112701083 gene encoding sugar transport protein 7; its protein translation is MAGGSFATDSVAKERAQQYKGRVTLYVIITCIVAATGGSLFGYDIGISGGVTSMDDFLQKFFPDVYKQKMHAHENNYCKFNSQALAAFTSSLYIAGLVASLIASPVTRKYGRRMSIICGGMSFLIGSALNAAAANLVMLIIGRIMLGVGIGFGNQAVPLYLSEMAPTHLRGGLNMMFQVATTFGIFTANMVNYGTQNIKPWGWRLSLGLAAVPALLMTGGGICLPDTPNSLVNRGLTEKARKLLEKIRGTDDVDAEFQDMVDASELASSIKHPFRNILEKRYRPELVMAIFMPTFQILTGINSILFYAPVLFQTMGFGRAASLYSSALTGGVLASSTFISIATVDRLGRRPLLISGGIQMITCQVIVAIILGVKFGDNRELSKGFSILVVVVICLFVLAFGWSWGPLGWTVPSEIFPLEIRSAGQSITVSVNLLFTFIIAQAFLSLLCSFKFGIFLFFAGWITIMTLFVSVFLPETKGIPIEEMTFMWRRHWFWKRVLPAAA